The stretch of DNA AAATTGAAAACAAAACAGAATTAGCTTACAATTGGCGAAACGTACACAATTCAAACAGCTATCAGCAATCCCAAATTCCACTTTTCTATCTTTCTATTGCATGCAATCACTGCGAGGAAGCACCCTGTATGAAAGGATGTCCAAGCAATGCATACCATAGAGATGCTAAAACAAATGCTGTATTAATTGATAGCCGAAAATGTATTGGTTGTAGCTATTGCTCATGGGTTTGCCCCTATGATGCTCCAAAATTGCAAAATGGGATTATGCAGAAATGCACTTTCTGCGAACACAAATTACAGGAAAATGAAAAACCTGCTTGTGCCTTGAATTGTCCTGTCGGTGCATTGGATTATGGAATTATATCCGACAGTAAGAATCAAATCCCAAGTTTTACAGAATTCGGTATAAAGCCTAAAATTGATATAATCCCACTTTTCAATAATCGCAAGACTCCTTTTATGGATGTTGATGTTTTAAAACCAGCAGGATGTCCAGAAATTATTATAGAAGAAAAAGTGGAGCAGAAAATCAAGCTGAAAGATGAATGGCCATTAGCCTTATTCAGTTTTATTGTAGCCACTTTAGTTGGATATTATTTTTCCTGTTTAGCTGGCAATATTCAGTTTCACCCCATTCCATTTTTCACAGCTGCTCTGGCAGGCTTAGGTTTGAGCTTAATTCACCTTGGCAAACCAATAAGGGCTTTCCGAGCCATTTTGAATTTCAAATATTCATGGCTAAGCAGGGAGATTGTCTTTTACACTCTTTTTGTCGGAATTATGGCTTTTGGATATTATGTAGATATCAAATCAATTACGCTGCTTGTGTTGTCTGTTGTCCTTGCTCTACTGAGCCTGATCTCTGTCGATCAGTTGTACAGAAAAGCAGCTACTAGTCAGAAAAGGATATTCCACACAGGAGAAACCATATACATTGCTCTTTTCCTGTTTCTTATTTCTTTCCCACAACTACTTGTTATAGTTGTTTTGGCAAAAAATCTTATTTACCTGATCAGGAAATTGTTTTTTGTAAAAAAGGATGAGCAAAAACTGCTAAACCTGACTGTAGTCAAACTCTTTTTTGCCATAGTGATTCCGGCAATTGCATATTCAACTCAACCTATTATTCTATTTGCTTCACTTGCCATAAGTGAATTGATTGATCGCTTTGAGTTCTATTTGGAAATGAAGATTGTAACGCCTGAAATACAGTTGAAAGAAACGAATACTTAATCTTTGAGAAGATTAAAAACTTCCTTTTAAAGCCAGAATAAAATTTCTACCTGGAGCAACAATACCAGAAGAATAAGGGCGGTATCGTAAATTGGTTATGTTTTCTATACCTGCATTGATTTGAATATGCGAATTAATTTGATACATGGCTTTAAAATTCAATGTACCCCAAGCAGGTGAATAGGGATCACCATGCGCATCAGTAGCATACATATAGCTTTTGCTGATTTCTATAGGAGATAGGTCTTTATGGGAAATCATGGCGTTATAGCGCCCATACAAATCGGCACGAAAACGCTGAATTTGATACACAAAATGTACGCTTGCAAAGGTAGGAGCAGCATGCCTTAAGGGAACATAATCGCCACTTTTTTCATCCTTTTCCATCCCTCTGGTATACGTTAAACTTGCCTTGATAATTATAGGAGTGCTGATATCTGCATTTACACCTATATGAAATCCATAAACGTAGGCACTACCTGTATTGACCAAAGCTTGAACCTGACTCATCTCACCATCGTAGACAATCGAATCAAGACCATCGAAAAGAAAATCTCTACGAACCATGGCATCCAATAAATAAGTTGCAAAAGTGGTTGCTTCTATCTGGAGGAATTCTCCAAATGACTTTTCAGCACCTAAATCCAGATTAATGGCATATTCAGGTTTGAGATCAGGATTGGGAACAACTACCGCTCCCGGCTCTGAGTCAAATACCTTTCCAATATCATCTATATTTGGCGCTCTAAATCCAGAAGCCAAACTTGTATTGATTTGCCAGCTTTCATCAGGATGCCAGACTAAGCCAGCACTGGCATTAAATGCACCTGTATTGATCGTAATATCTTTAAAAGGAAACGAATAAAAGCTCGTGTCAAAAATTGAATAAATAAATACGCGACTATAGCGCATGCCTGTTACAAAAGTTAATTTTTTACTGATGTTTTTTTTATAATTCCCATAAACAGCTAAACTCAGGTATTGCGATCCATCAGGATATCTACTCGCGTAATCATTTAATGCTGCTGTTTTAGTGTTGTAAATTGTTGCTGATGAAGAAATGGAATTGTATGATCCATCGATTCCATAAAAAATATATGAATCTTCTTTAAGCTTCTTTTCATTATCAAAATTCAATGTATAAACTATAACTTCTTCAAATCGGTTATACCTATTTTCATCCCAAATTTTTCGGCTATGCCTGCTTTCTTTATAATCTTGTCGGGCAAAAATAAACTTCATTTTATCCGTCCATTTTCGTTGCTTTTTATTGACATAGGTTAAAGAATTCATCATCCAAACTTGTGGACCATAAGACCATTCAGCATATTTCAAATTTGAATCACTATTGTATTGTGTTAACCTATCGTATCGGGGAACATCAGATGTTTGGGAATAATGAAAAGCATAAATCCAATCAGAGTATTCATTAGGTCGAAAACGGAATTTTTGCATAAAGTTCATTTGGCTGTATGCGGTTTGAACCTGCCTGTTTCTATTTGCATTCTTAAAAACATGATCACTATCGCTTACTTGATGCACATATTCTTTCCTTGTATATTCTTCAAATCCCACATTGCCCATCATCAAATCATCATACTCGCTCATGGTAAAGCTGGTAACACTGGCAAAACGACATCTGCCAAAATTCAAATCAAAATGAGTGCTTCTTTCCTGATTGGCAGAGGCATAACGCATCCAGGCTGAGCCAGAATATTCGGATACATTGGCCACAGAAAGTTTTGGCTTTAAGGTATGGAAATCCATCACTCCACCAAGGGCATCACTTCCATAAATCACTGAACCTGGTCCAAAAATGACTTCTGTATTTTCAATAGCTGCTGCATCTAACGAAATTACATTTTGCAAGTTTCCACTACGATAAATGGCATTATTCATTCGAACACCATCCACAACCAATAGTAATCTATTTGCGGAAAATCCACGTATCATAGGGCTTCCTCCACCTAATTGGCTTTTTTGAACAAAAACTTCCTCCGAAATGCTTAATAAATCAGCTGCTGTTTGTGGATTTTCGAAAGATATATGTTTTTGATCAATTGTAATTATTTTAACAGGAACCTCTAGCTTACTTTGTTCCCATTTGTCAGAAGTAACTACAAATACAGGCAAACTTATAGCACTTTCAATCATTTGGATTTTAAAGCCTGCTTCCTTTAGTTCGCTATATGATGTTACAATTTTTTTATAGGATTGCCTGAGAAAAAGAATGCTATCTGTTTTTGAAAAAATGCCAATTTCAGCATATCCTAAAGTATTAGTTGAAACCGATTGTCCTCCACAGTAAATATAAACATCAGCTAATGGCTGAAGATTCGTATTGTCCAATACTTCAACTTTTTGTGCAAAATTAAACGTACTAATAAATAGTGATAGCAGTATAGAAATTGGAATCCTCATGAAGTATATAATACTATGATTTGATTATTAATTGTTTAAAATTCGGGAGATGCAAAAATCGGACACAATTTTATATAATAGACGATTTCATTTTTGTTTTTAACTATTTGAATGATTTTAAGGAAATTCGTTTCAAGGTTTATCAATACAACTCAATTTTTATCATGCTAAAAAACAAGATCAATTCCATTCAAAGTCCAATTTATCAAGATGCTGGCTTTGCATTCGAAAATGTTGAACAACTAAAACAAGCATTTTCAGAAGAACAAAACCATCCGCATGAACCTGATAACTACATTTATTCCAGATATCGCAATCCTGTGGTTGTTGATGCTGAGAAAGAGTTAGCCAAAATTGAAGGCAGTGCCTGGAGCTTGCTGACCCAATCAGGTATGTCGGCAATAGATTTAGCATTATCCCTATTTCACAAGGGAAAATCGACCAAACCCTGGCTGTTTTTTTCTGAGATTTACGGAGGAACAAATTCTTATATCGATTTGGTTCTCAAAGAAAAACGGGGAATTGATGTACATACTTTCTTTGCTGATGATGGCTCCTATAATTTAGATAAGCTTGATGCAATATTAGCAGAAATTCGCCCTGAGGTAGTTTATTTTGAAGCTGTTTCCAACCCAATGCTTATTGTGGCTGATGCAAAAGAAATAATAAAACTTGCCAAAAGGCATGGTGCTAAAGTACTGGTTGACAATACTTTTTCAACACCCTTACTTTGGAAGCCCTTAGAAGATGGTGCTGATTTAGTAATTCATAGTGTTACAAAATATTTTGCCGGACATGGAAATTTAACGGCAGGAGCGGTTATGGGAAATGATATGGATGATCTTAAGCAAATGATTAACTATCGAAAATGGATAGGTCATATGATAAGCCCTGTAGATGCCTCCAGATTACTATCATTTCTCAAAACTTTTGAAATCAGATTTTTAAAACAATGTGAAAATGCATTCAATCTGGCTAAAATACTAGCACAACATCCTGCCATTGATTTTGTGCACTATCCTGGGATCAAAACTCACCCTACACATAATAATGCAGTGAAATTAACCAGAGGCAATGCTTTTGGAGCTATGATTACTTTTGATATTGCCGGAAAAGATAATTCCGAGAAAGAAAAAAATTGTCTTGCTTTTATTGAAGAAATAAAAGAACAAATCCCTATTGTTCCAACTTTAGGAGATGTTGATTCTATTATGCTTCCGGTTGAAGCTGTTTGGGGTGCTAAATATCCCTATCCGGGGATGATCAGGCTTTCTGTAGGAATTGAAAATTTCGATCTTTTAAAAAATGACCTAATCAAAGCATTAGATCAATTAAAGTAATCGCTTAAGGCGAAACATACACAAAAGAAATAATAATTGGCAATAATCAGGCTTTGGAGTTTCCTGCAATGAATAAAGAAGCACCAATAAATGCAGCATAAGTGGTAATGGCCATTTTTGAACCTGCCAAATTCGGCAGATATAAAATCAGAATAAACACCAGAATAATAGATGCAAGGGCAAATCCAGCAATTCGTGCTTTATAATTAATAGCCATGCTTATACCAGCTAAAATAAAAATTGCTCCGGTAGCATATACCCATATCTCAGGGAAAGGAATATAATCAGGAATGTAGGAGGCAGCTTTAGCTGTTTGACGAAAATGATTAATTCCGTAGGCGATAAAGGAAAGTGCGAATAGCACACGTCCGAAAAGGGATGTTATCTTCATAACTTTGTTTTAATGCCATAAATTGTTCAATAATGATGCAAACAATTAATAATTAATAGCTTAGAGCTTGCTTTCTGATGAAACAAAAGTGATTCTTTTAGCTTATTAACAATCACAGAATAAGATGATAGAGGCAGGAATAAGCCTTTTCACGAACTTCGCAATGTTTTAGAAGCAAGCAAAACATGAGTAGCACATTTAGCATAAAAGAAACAGCAAGGCAACTTGGCATTACAACTACCACTGTACAAAATTGGGAAAAACAGGGTTATTTAAAGCCAATTAAGAAAAATAACACCCTGCTGTATCAAAAGCGGCAAGTATTGCATTTGAAAGAACAAATAGAAAATGGCGAAATTGGAAGATTGGGAAACAGAGCCAATAAAAAGAATTCAAATCGCACATTTGTTCCAGAAGAATATACTGGAAATCCCGAGGACGTTCCTCTTATCGAGATTATTATCAATATTGTCAACAAAAACAAGCTTGAAGTTGCCGAGAGCATTTTTGTTTTATGTTTAAATAAGTTGGTTCAGGAAAAGATATTTGACAATTTACCCCTTCAGGAATTACTCAAGTTTTACAATAAAAACAGCCTACACGAAAACATCAGTCAAGAACTTAATTTATGGCAGCTGGATTTAAATCTGGAATCTAAAATCGATAAATATCAACCGCTTTTAGATGTTCGGATTGCCTTAGATGGTGATTTCATTGGCAGTATATATCAATCTATTTTAACGGAAGGCCACAAATCAAAAGAAGGCTCCTATTATACACCATCAGAGCTATGCGAAAACATGGCAGGTGAGTATCTCAATCAAATAAAAGGACAAGTGAAAATCTTGGACCCTTGCTGTGGAACCGGTCAATTTTTAATAGCAGCAGGGAAACAGATTAAAAAAATGGGTCGCTTAATTAAACCTGAAAATATTTGGGGTTATGATATCGATCCCATTGCTGTGAAAATTGCTCGATTAAATTTAATGATATTATTCAGGGATTTTAATTTTAGTCCCAATATTTATACAAGAGACATTATTTATAATTATTCGCTTGACGATAAAATTCACAAAAACAGAAAATTTGATTTAATTATCAGCAATCCGCCATGGGGAGCAGAATTTCAGGTTGAGCAACTCAGTTTTTTAAAGGAAAATTATCCCTCCATTTTAACACTCGAATCATTCTCCTATTTTGTATTTATCGGTTTGAACTTGTTGAACCAGGGAGGTTTCTTGTCCTATATATTACCAGAATCCATTCTGAACATCAAATTTCATAAAGATATCAGGCAGTTTATTTTGCAGAATGCAAAAGCCATAAAAATCTTTAACTACAATCGGATTTTTAGCAATGTATTTACTCCGGTTATTCGATTGGATTTGCAAAAAATTCCTGAACATAATATCAGTTTGCCCATTATCACAAATGGAGATAGCTACACCATTAACTCGAGTCGTTTTCAGCGAAACAAGGATTTGGTTTTTGATATTTACAATACTAATGAAGATGCGCGCATAATTGAAAAAGTTTATTCATTAGAACACCAAACGCTTCAAAATCAGGCTGACTGGGTTTTAGGAATTGTAAGCGGAAACAATAAGGAATTTTTAGCTCAATCGCCAAAAAAAGGTTGGCAGGTTATTTTAAAAGGCACTGATATTCAGAAATTCCAAATAAAAAATGCTAAAAACTGGATTAGGTTCGATCGGGACAAGCTTCAGCAAGCAGCACCATTAATTCGCTATAAGGCTAAAGAAAAACTCATTTATAAATTTATTTCCAACAAATTGGTTTTTGCCTACGACAACAAACAGCGATTAAGCTTAAACAGCGCCAATATAGTGATCCCCAAAATACCTGACTACTCCATAAAAGCAATAATGGCTCTTTTTAACTCTACTTTATATCAATTCATTTTCAAAAAGAAGTTTTTTGCGTTGAAAGTTCTTCGAAGTCATTTGGAGCAATTACCCTTGCCTTTATTCGAGACACAGACGCTTGAACGTTTGGAGAAATTTTCTGACCAACTCATGCTGGCATCTGCCGATGAGGAACTTTACGAAGAAAGATTTGCTGAGTTGGATGAGATGGTATTTAATTTGTTTGGATTAACTAATGCTGAAATAAAAAGGATACAAACTGAAGTCACCAAATAGGTACATCTTTTAAGACTGAATTAAATCCTTAAATTCGCAGCAATAAACACTTTAATAAAAGTCATTGTTAAGTACAGTTTACCCACATTGGTTCATTCTCATTTGCATTTTTACAGGTGCATCATTTGCCTTTTCACTCTATTTTGTAAATTATTTCCGCAAAGGGAAAGGCATATTTACTTTTCCTTCCTGGATCATGTTCGCCATTCGCTTTGTGGTTATCAGCTTGATCAGTTTTTTTTTACTATCTCCATTTTTGAAAAAGAACTTCAGGAAAGATGAAAAACCAATAATCATTTTAGCAGCTGATAATTCAGCTTCTATTTTACTTAATAAAGATTCTGTTTATTATTCCTCTGTTTTTGAAGAAGACTTAACCAAATTGCGAAATCAACTTAAAACTAAATATACCATTGTTGATTACACCTTTGGAAACAACGTAAATTCTGGAATTGAGCTTGATTTCACTGATAGCAGAACAAATATGTATGAAATACTGAATCATATTTATGAACAGAATTACAACAAAAACATAGGTGCCATCATAGTTGCTTCAGACGGAAACTACAATGCAGGGAGAGACCCATTAGGATTAATCAACGACTTTAAAGCACCCTTTTATACAATTGCTTTAGGCGACACAAGTCCTTCAGCCGATTTGTTAATCAGTAAAGTTCGGCATAATCAAATTGCCTATTTAGGAAATACTATCCCAATCAAAATTGGGGTAAATGCCGAAAAATTCAAAAACAAAAAATTGGCATTAAGCTTATCCAATAATAATCAGGTGATTAAAAATTGGAATTTTGATATTAACCATCAGCATTTTTCACACACAATTGATTATTTATACGATGCAAATAAAAGTGGACTTCAGCATTTTACATTACAGATTAAAGAGCTTGATGGAGAAATAAGCTTTGCCAATAATTATGCGGATTTTTACATTGATGTGCTGGAAAGCAGAAAAAGCGTTGTTTTGCTGGCTAACTCTCCCCATCCAGACATAAACGCTTTAAGACGATCTATTGAAAAGAACGATAATTTTAAGCTTAAAATTATTATTGCCTCTGAAATAAACAGAAATCCTCAATTATATCAAAATGAAATTCTAAATGCAGACTTGGTTATCCTACACCAGCTTCCTTCGGTATCTAATCCACTGCAACAGTTATTTGCCAGCTTAGAAAAAAACAGTATCCCAATGCTTGTTATTTTAGGTAGTCAAACGGCTCTTCCCCAATTGAACAAATTGAACTTAGGACTCACAATTCAATACCGAAATCAATCGTTCGAGGAAGTTTTTGCAGAACCAAATTCTGCGTTCAGCTATTTCAGTTTATCAACTAAAAACACAAGCATTATCAAAGATTTGCCACCTTTAATTGCTCCATTTGGACGTTACAGCATCAATCTTGAAAATGAAGTTCTTTTCAATCAAAAAATTGGTCAGGTTATAAGTCCATACCCCCTTATTTTTTACGTTCAGGATATCGATAAACGACTGGGTTTCATATGTGGTGAAGGGATTTGGCGATGGCCTCTTGCCGAGTTTAGAATAAATCAAACACAAACATATTTTAATGACCTGATTCAAAAAAGCATTCAATTTATTTCGATTAAAGAGGATAAAAGATATTTTCATTTGAAGGATTTCAATGGTGATTATTTTGAAGATCAGGCTGTTCAAATGG from Bacteroidota bacterium encodes:
- a CDS encoding 4Fe-4S binding protein, with amino-acid sequence MPKIAAKIQTKGFIFDQNKCVGCQACVLACQIENKTELAYNWRNVHNSNSYQQSQIPLFYLSIACNHCEEAPCMKGCPSNAYHRDAKTNAVLIDSRKCIGCSYCSWVCPYDAPKLQNGIMQKCTFCEHKLQENEKPACALNCPVGALDYGIISDSKNQIPSFTEFGIKPKIDIIPLFNNRKTPFMDVDVLKPAGCPEIIIEEKVEQKIKLKDEWPLALFSFIVATLVGYYFSCLAGNIQFHPIPFFTAALAGLGLSLIHLGKPIRAFRAILNFKYSWLSREIVFYTLFVGIMAFGYYVDIKSITLLVLSVVLALLSLISVDQLYRKAATSQKRIFHTGETIYIALFLFLISFPQLLVIVVLAKNLIYLIRKLFFVKKDEQKLLNLTVVKLFFAIVIPAIAYSTQPIILFASLAISELIDRFEFYLEMKIVTPEIQLKETNT
- a CDS encoding TonB-dependent receptor, whose protein sequence is MRIPISILLSLFISTFNFAQKVEVLDNTNLQPLADVYIYCGGQSVSTNTLGYAEIGIFSKTDSILFLRQSYKKIVTSYSELKEAGFKIQMIESAISLPVFVVTSDKWEQSKLEVPVKIITIDQKHISFENPQTAADLLSISEEVFVQKSQLGGGSPMIRGFSANRLLLVVDGVRMNNAIYRSGNLQNVISLDAAAIENTEVIFGPGSVIYGSDALGGVMDFHTLKPKLSVANVSEYSGSAWMRYASANQERSTHFDLNFGRCRFASVTSFTMSEYDDLMMGNVGFEEYTRKEYVHQVSDSDHVFKNANRNRQVQTAYSQMNFMQKFRFRPNEYSDWIYAFHYSQTSDVPRYDRLTQYNSDSNLKYAEWSYGPQVWMMNSLTYVNKKQRKWTDKMKFIFARQDYKESRHSRKIWDENRYNRFEEVIVYTLNFDNEKKLKEDSYIFYGIDGSYNSISSSATIYNTKTAALNDYASRYPDGSQYLSLAVYGNYKKNISKKLTFVTGMRYSRVFIYSIFDTSFYSFPFKDITINTGAFNASAGLVWHPDESWQINTSLASGFRAPNIDDIGKVFDSEPGAVVVPNPDLKPEYAINLDLGAEKSFGEFLQIEATTFATYLLDAMVRRDFLFDGLDSIVYDGEMSQVQALVNTGSAYVYGFHIGVNADISTPIIIKASLTYTRGMEKDEKSGDYVPLRHAAPTFASVHFVYQIQRFRADLYGRYNAMISHKDLSPIEISKSYMYATDAHGDPYSPAWGTLNFKAMYQINSHIQINAGIENITNLRYRPYSSGIVAPGRNFILALKGSF
- a CDS encoding aminotransferase class V-fold PLP-dependent enzyme, which produces MLKNKINSIQSPIYQDAGFAFENVEQLKQAFSEEQNHPHEPDNYIYSRYRNPVVVDAEKELAKIEGSAWSLLTQSGMSAIDLALSLFHKGKSTKPWLFFSEIYGGTNSYIDLVLKEKRGIDVHTFFADDGSYNLDKLDAILAEIRPEVVYFEAVSNPMLIVADAKEIIKLAKRHGAKVLVDNTFSTPLLWKPLEDGADLVIHSVTKYFAGHGNLTAGAVMGNDMDDLKQMINYRKWIGHMISPVDASRLLSFLKTFEIRFLKQCENAFNLAKILAQHPAIDFVHYPGIKTHPTHNNAVKLTRGNAFGAMITFDIAGKDNSEKEKNCLAFIEEIKEQIPIVPTLGDVDSIMLPVEAVWGAKYPYPGMIRLSVGIENFDLLKNDLIKALDQLK
- a CDS encoding DoxX family membrane protein, giving the protein MKITSLFGRVLFALSFIAYGINHFRQTAKAASYIPDYIPFPEIWVYATGAIFILAGISMAINYKARIAGFALASIILVFILILYLPNLAGSKMAITTYAAFIGASLFIAGNSKA
- a CDS encoding N-6 DNA methylase, which gives rise to MSSTFSIKETARQLGITTTTVQNWEKQGYLKPIKKNNTLLYQKRQVLHLKEQIENGEIGRLGNRANKKNSNRTFVPEEYTGNPEDVPLIEIIINIVNKNKLEVAESIFVLCLNKLVQEKIFDNLPLQELLKFYNKNSLHENISQELNLWQLDLNLESKIDKYQPLLDVRIALDGDFIGSIYQSILTEGHKSKEGSYYTPSELCENMAGEYLNQIKGQVKILDPCCGTGQFLIAAGKQIKKMGRLIKPENIWGYDIDPIAVKIARLNLMILFRDFNFSPNIYTRDIIYNYSLDDKIHKNRKFDLIISNPPWGAEFQVEQLSFLKENYPSILTLESFSYFVFIGLNLLNQGGFLSYILPESILNIKFHKDIRQFILQNAKAIKIFNYNRIFSNVFTPVIRLDLQKIPEHNISLPIITNGDSYTINSSRFQRNKDLVFDIYNTNEDARIIEKVYSLEHQTLQNQADWVLGIVSGNNKEFLAQSPKKGWQVILKGTDIQKFQIKNAKNWIRFDRDKLQQAAPLIRYKAKEKLIYKFISNKLVFAYDNKQRLSLNSANIVIPKIPDYSIKAIMALFNSTLYQFIFKKKFFALKVLRSHLEQLPLPLFETQTLERLEKFSDQLMLASADEELYEERFAELDEMVFNLFGLTNAEIKRIQTEVTK